In the genome of Populus trichocarpa isolate Nisqually-1 chromosome 10, P.trichocarpa_v4.1, whole genome shotgun sequence, the window CAAAACCCACACTTGCATTCAAGAACTTAGGCCCAATCCTTGTGTCCTTGCCAATAGCATGTGACACTTGGGAGACATCTGCTCCAGTGGCTTCACATAGTGCCGACATGGCATTAACAGAAGAGATCCTTTGTGCCAAAAAGGCATTTGCAGCAAGTTTCGACAGTTCAGCAGACCAGAGATTGGTGCATATGATCCGTTCCGCAGGAACCCAATGGGCATAAACATCTTTCAATGCTTGAATTGCCTTTTGCCCTTCTGGGGTCTCCCTGCCACCAATAAGGACTCGGTCTGGTTTGAAAAGGTCCTGGATTGCAGTTCCCTCGGCAagaaattctgggttggagaGAATCTGAAAGTTGATGCCTTTGCTGTTGTGGGTCAAAATCTTTTCAATTGCTTCTGCCGTTTTCACTGGAACTGTTGATTTCTCAACAACAATTTTGTCAGATTTTGAAACATCTGCAATCATACGAGCAGCACTCTCCCAATAAGTTAGATCAGCTGCTTTGCCAGCTCCAAGTCCCTGAGTTTTGGTTGGTGTATTCACAGATACAAAGACTATATCAGCCTCTGCCACATGCTTTTCCACATCTTTGCTAAAGAAGAGGTTCTTTCCCCTGCACTGTTTTACCACATCATCGAGGCCTGGCTCATAAATGGGGAGTTGGTCACTATTCCAGGCAATGATTCGAGGCTCAAAAATATCAACAACTACCACTTCAATTTTTGGGCACTTCAGTGCAATCACAGCCATGGTAGGCCCACCGACGTAGCCAGCTCCAATGCAACAGATCTTCACCATATTTATATGTAATGGATAGCCTAAAAATAGAATCAAAACCATAATTCAGTGGGGAAGCACACATCAACAGATCTTGAATACAAATTCTTCCTCCAAGCTAAAACCAAATATTCCCTCCGAAAACTCCATTAATACACGTACACTTTGAAAACTAAAATCTTCATAATTCGGAGCACACTACAACATGCTTTCGCATGAAatcatgatttaatttgtttaaatcttaACAAGCCAGACCAATAAAATGGTTTATATCAGGGAGACAAAAGGGCTCAGAATATTAGATTTATGGATTCCGTTACCTTAAAAATCACAGATCCAAGATTGCACTATAAAGCAAGAAATAAGATCTCTGAAATTAGTGAAACAACAATTAAGTCCAACGTTTCAAAACCCTTCTTGCAAGAGTTAGGGATCAAAATCACCTGTACCAGAATTTAGATCTAGAGGAAGCATAGATCAAATATCCCATAAATTAACAAAGATCAACCACAACAGATCTATCCATCATCAAACAGAATTGTGCACTATGCCAAAAACCCAACATCCAAAAGAGCCCAAAAAACAGCAAACCACCTACATGTACAAAACACGGCAGCCAAAAAGAAGCATGCATAGAGCAACCAGGCAGACAGAGATCAGAGAAAGACTAGAAGAGTTACCTTTGTGATCTGCTGTTTCTTTCAGTAAAACAGGGGTTGGAGGTCTAGATAATTGGGAAAATGCAGAATAAGAGATAGAAAGGGAAGGCAAAGGCTGGAGCTTGTTATGCCGAAGAATGAGGAAAATGGAGAGACTTTTACCTTGTATTTATACATACTCGCATGCCTAGAGTCTCGTTTCAAGATCTAATTCCATTTCATAACATTGCATGATGACCCAAATGAGCACTGACACAGTGACACGTTTCTCTCCTCGTTGCACATTAGCTACCTACTTttgaactaattaattaatcgaACTAGGAAAGCAAATCATaccacaagaaaacaaaaatcaaaatcaaaagtgtGTTTTTTACATTCtactctcttccttttctttttctttttctaaatcttcttgttcttttttttatggtcaGAGCGTAAATACCATTGGTCAGTGTCAACAGCAAATGGGACATGGTGTTTTCTCCAgggtcataaaaaaaaaaaaaaatacaggggGGGGAGTAAATCGTGAGatgtatttcaattttcaaacaagCAAGTTTCACACCCTAGCGCTAGCATTATTGAGGCACCGACAGCATGACTTGTATAggtaatagttttaaaaccagGTTTAAGTTAATAGGTTGATTTAGAACCTAACTGATATGAAGTTGGAACTGgaacaagtttaaaaaaaataaaaaaagtaaaaaatttggGTGATCCGATAAAACCCGGTTAAAAACTCGATTACAACTAATtgactatttattattttaaccaaaataatatcgttttgattaataaaaaaatttgaaattgatcCAAGTGACCCAATCAAAACCCGATGATCTAATTAAAACTCATAATTCAGGTTTTAGATCAGATCAATcactaaatcaaatttaaaaactctGGTATAGATAAGTGACACCATAAGATGGTATAagttatcaacaaaaaaatatatatattaatgaggaATGGTCATGAGTAGGATGGAAGCCACATGAGGAAATATAAGATGGCAGGCAGGTAGACATCCACATCGGAAGGAAAGGGGTTGAATTATTTATGTAAAGCGGTTGTTCTCGACGACATAATTTCTTTGATGCATTACTTACTTAACTAAGCGTGGAAGACACCGcaacttaattaattgaaaattgacaTCGACGAGCAGCAATTTACAGGAAAAGGTTGGTCATTGTTCAGGGGCCGGCCACCTGAGGCTCAAGCAAATTCATGTGCCAGTTTTCTGTTTGGAGAATTCAGGGTAAGGAATTACGTCACTATTTTATGgatctcttttctcttttcttttttattctcgaTTGTAATATTGCTTGTTTTCCGCCataagagatttaaaaaaaaaaaaacaatttaagcgTTAATAGAGATAAGATTTGCTTTTATACTGTCAAAGCTATATCttcatattaatttgatatagaatttaaatttataaataaaaaaagaaagcaaatatcTTAACTATAAAATCAACCGTTTGAGATCTTAGTTGTTGCGTTAGATGGCTAATCTGGGGTCCCCGGACTGGACGGGTGGTCCATCGCGCGTGATCTTGCTGTTGAGGGCGGAAATAATGATAACAGAGACGGTTTGAAAcggaataaaaacaaaatatcaaaagaaacgGTAACCGGttccttaattttgtttttccttttcaatacaACTGTGTGTTGGTTCAATCATAGAGTGTTGATTTGAGTGCCTAACCTTTTATTCTATCTATCTTAGTAATTAacctttaattcttttttctttatttgaatgCATCTTATCGTCTAAGAATATTAAATATTGACGTGGTCACGGACCGTTTTGACTGACGCATAGCAAAATGTgaaccattttttaaaaacaagtaatttaaaatcaaaaacaaaaaaaaacactcgaAAAACTGGCTGATTAAAATCGAAGgctggattttttaaaaaattttgtttttttagtgaaaacCATTTTTTAATCATGTACCAGTATAAGATAATCATGTGTAGTCTGATACTAgctaaatactaaataataataataaccatttaGATGGtgatccagtggtaagagcttggtaTCAATAAATTTACTCCCTCTATAGTCTCAAGTTCGAGgctgtagttgctcatatgatggctactggaggcttacatggtcgttaacttcagggcccgtgagattagtcgaggtacgcgcaagttgACCCGGAtactcacgttaaactaaataataataataataataataataatcaaagatCAACATTTAAATGGATAAACTAAGAGATAAATTAGAGGTTGTTTTTGCCCCCATAAAATATACCATTCTGTTGCGGCGAGCTATATTATTATATTGCCACGTAGGCTTGGCATTTGGCTCATCACCTGTGAAAAATGTTGGTCCGCGTGCAAGTCCATCTTTTGAAGACATTTATGACCTATATTGCCTGCCTTTttaataaaggaaaataaaagttgccttgtatattatttataaagtaaATGGCTAGGCAGGAAATTAAttagctattaaaaaaaatccaa includes:
- the LOC7468330 gene encoding UDP-glucose 6-dehydrogenase 5 — encoded protein: MVKICCIGAGYVGGPTMAVIALKCPKIEVVVVDIFEPRIIAWNSDQLPIYEPGLDDVVKQCRGKNLFFSKDVEKHVAEADIVFVSVNTPTKTQGLGAGKAADLTYWESAARMIADVSKSDKIVVEKSTVPVKTAEAIEKILTHNSKGINFQILSNPEFLAEGTAIQDLFKPDRVLIGGRETPEGQKAIQALKDVYAHWVPAERIICTNLWSAELSKLAANAFLAQRISSVNAMSALCEATGADVSQVSHAIGKDTRIGPKFLNASVGFGGSCFQKDILNLVYICECNGLTEVANYWKQVVRVNEYQKTRFVNRVVSSMFNTVSGKKIAILGFAFKKDTGDTRETPAIGVCQGLLGDKAILSIYDPQVPQEQIQRDLSMHKSELDKPPHLRPVSPVAIEQVTCVRDAYEATKGAHGICVLTEWDEFKTLDYQKIYNDMQKPAFVFDGRNVMDVDKLRQIGFIVYSIGKPLDAWLKDMPAVA